In the genome of Kitasatospora cathayae, one region contains:
- a CDS encoding GMC oxidoreductase, giving the protein MVESGGSAEFDYDVVVVGSGFGGSVAALRLTEKGYRVAVLEAGRRFDRDELPRNSWDLPNYLWAPRLGLYGIQRIHLLANVLILAGAGVGGGSLNYANTLYVPPKAFFEDRQWRHITDWQEELAPFYDQAQRMLGVRLNPTVTPSDVHLKAAAEKMGVGDTFHMAPVGVFFGDGKDTDGTAEAAPGEEVADPYFGGAGPARKACVECGECMTGCRHGAKNMLTENYLYLAERGGAEIHPLTTVVRIRELGEADGNRGYAVDVRRTDSRSRTDRVKAGARTITAARVVVAAGTYGTQSLLHRMRDAGHLPRISDRLGELTRTNSEALVGAQTTDRRYGTKADFTKGVAITSSIHPDANTHIEPVRYGKGSNAMGALSIAQVKGGGKVPRWLRYLGNSALHPVTFARSMNQRGWSEKTIIGLVMQSLDNSITVSLKKGPLGKPRLTSSQGHGTPNPTWIPAAEQGAQALADEINGFPGSTVGEIFDIPMTAHFLGGCPIGDAPETGVVDPYHRLYGHPGISVVDGAAVSANLGVNPSLTITAQAERALSMWPNKGEADRRPAQGEAYRRVDPVAPVRPAVPEGAFGALRLPLLPVPEVPKKHG; this is encoded by the coding sequence ATGGTGGAGTCCGGCGGTTCGGCGGAGTTCGACTACGACGTGGTCGTGGTCGGCTCCGGCTTCGGCGGTTCGGTCGCGGCGCTGCGGCTGACCGAGAAGGGCTACCGGGTCGCCGTCCTGGAGGCCGGGCGGCGCTTCGACCGGGACGAACTGCCGCGCAACTCCTGGGACCTGCCGAACTACCTGTGGGCGCCGCGGCTCGGGCTGTACGGCATCCAGCGGATCCACCTGCTGGCGAACGTGCTGATCCTGGCCGGCGCCGGGGTCGGCGGCGGCTCGCTGAACTACGCCAACACCCTGTACGTGCCGCCGAAGGCGTTCTTCGAGGACCGACAGTGGCGCCACATCACCGACTGGCAGGAGGAGTTGGCGCCGTTCTACGACCAGGCGCAGCGGATGCTCGGGGTCCGGCTGAACCCGACCGTCACCCCGTCCGACGTCCACCTGAAGGCGGCGGCCGAGAAGATGGGCGTCGGGGACACCTTCCACATGGCGCCGGTCGGGGTCTTCTTCGGGGACGGCAAGGACACCGACGGCACCGCCGAGGCGGCGCCCGGCGAGGAGGTCGCCGACCCGTACTTCGGCGGCGCCGGCCCGGCCCGCAAGGCCTGCGTGGAGTGCGGCGAGTGCATGACCGGCTGCCGGCACGGCGCCAAGAACATGCTCACCGAGAACTACCTGTACCTGGCGGAGCGGGGCGGCGCGGAGATCCACCCGCTGACCACGGTGGTCCGGATCCGCGAGCTCGGCGAAGCCGACGGGAACCGTGGCTACGCGGTGGACGTGCGCCGCACCGACTCCCGGTCGCGGACCGACCGGGTCAAGGCGGGCGCCCGGACCATCACCGCCGCCCGGGTGGTGGTCGCGGCCGGCACCTACGGCACCCAGTCGCTGCTGCACCGGATGCGCGACGCCGGCCACCTGCCCCGGATCTCCGACCGGCTGGGCGAGCTGACCCGCACCAACTCCGAGGCGCTGGTGGGCGCGCAGACCACCGACCGGCGCTACGGCACCAAGGCGGACTTCACCAAGGGCGTCGCGATCACCTCCTCGATCCACCCGGACGCGAACACCCACATCGAGCCGGTCCGCTACGGCAAGGGCTCCAACGCGATGGGCGCGCTGTCGATCGCCCAGGTCAAGGGCGGCGGGAAGGTCCCGCGCTGGCTGCGCTACCTGGGCAACTCGGCGCTCCACCCGGTGACCTTCGCCCGCTCGATGAACCAGCGCGGCTGGTCCGAGAAGACGATCATCGGCCTGGTGATGCAGTCGCTGGACAACTCGATCACCGTCTCGCTCAAGAAGGGCCCGCTCGGCAAGCCCCGGCTCACCTCCAGCCAGGGCCACGGCACCCCCAACCCGACCTGGATCCCGGCCGCCGAGCAGGGCGCCCAGGCGCTGGCCGACGAGATCAACGGCTTCCCGGGCAGCACCGTCGGCGAGATCTTCGACATCCCGATGACCGCGCACTTCCTCGGCGGCTGCCCGATCGGCGACGCCCCCGAGACCGGCGTGGTCGACCCGTACCACCGGCTGTACGGGCACCCCGGGATCAGCGTGGTGGACGGCGCGGCCGTCTCCGCCAACCTGGGCGTCAACCCCTCGCTCACCATCACCGCGCAGGCCGAGCGCGCGCTGTCGATGTGGCCCAACAAGGGCGAGGCGGACCGGCGCCCGGCCCAGGGCGAGGCCTACCGCCGGGTCGACCCGGTCGCGCCGGTGCGCCCGGCCGTGCCGGAGGGCGCCTTCGGTGCGCTGCGACTGCCGCTGCTGCCCGTCCCGGAGGTCCCGAAGAAGCACGGCTGA
- the guaA gene encoding glutamine-hydrolyzing GMP synthase, giving the protein MPDNDTVLVVDFGAQYAQLIARRVREARVYSEIVPSSMPVAEMLAKNPKAIILSGGPSSVYEEGAPQLDRAIFEAGVPVFGMCYGFQLMAKTLGGTVDNTGAREYGRTPLTVSRTGSTLFEGVPAQHSVWMSHGDACSAAPEGFTVTASTDVVPVAAFENDEARLYGVQYHPEVLHSDHGQQILEHFLYRGAGIAPTWTTGSVVEEQIALIREQVGNKRAICGLSGGVDSAVAAALVNKAIGDRLTCVYVDHGLMRKGETEQVEKDFVAATGVQLKVVDASERFLNALKGVTDPEEKRKIIGREFIRVFEQAQAEIVAEAGAHGESVDFLVQGTLYPDVVESGGGTGTANIKSHHNVGGLPEDLQFQLVEPLRKLFKDEVRMVGQELGLPEEIVQRQPFPGPGLGIRIVGEVTKERLDLLRDADAIAREELTAAGLDREIWQCPVVLLADVRSVGVQGDGRTYGHPIVLRPVSSEDAMTADWSRLPYDVLARISTRITNEVRDVNRVVVDVTSKPPGTIEWE; this is encoded by the coding sequence GTGCCGGACAACGACACCGTCCTGGTGGTCGACTTCGGTGCCCAGTACGCCCAGCTCATCGCCCGTCGGGTGCGTGAGGCGCGGGTCTACAGCGAGATCGTGCCGAGCAGCATGCCGGTCGCCGAGATGCTCGCCAAGAACCCGAAGGCGATCATCCTCTCCGGCGGTCCGTCGTCGGTCTACGAAGAGGGCGCGCCGCAGCTCGACCGCGCGATCTTCGAGGCCGGTGTCCCGGTCTTCGGCATGTGCTACGGCTTCCAGCTGATGGCCAAGACCCTGGGCGGCACCGTCGACAACACCGGCGCCCGCGAGTACGGCCGCACCCCGCTGACCGTCTCCCGCACCGGTTCCACCCTGTTCGAGGGCGTCCCCGCGCAGCACTCGGTGTGGATGTCGCACGGCGACGCCTGCTCCGCCGCCCCGGAGGGCTTCACCGTCACCGCCTCCACCGACGTGGTCCCGGTCGCGGCCTTCGAGAACGACGAGGCCCGGCTGTACGGCGTCCAGTACCACCCCGAGGTGCTGCACTCCGACCACGGCCAGCAGATCCTGGAGCACTTCCTCTACCGCGGCGCCGGCATCGCCCCGACCTGGACCACCGGCAGCGTGGTCGAGGAGCAGATCGCCCTGATCCGCGAGCAGGTCGGCAACAAGCGCGCGATCTGCGGCCTGTCCGGCGGCGTGGACTCCGCGGTCGCCGCCGCCCTGGTCAACAAGGCCATCGGCGACCGGCTGACCTGCGTCTACGTCGACCACGGCCTGATGCGCAAGGGCGAGACCGAGCAGGTCGAGAAGGACTTCGTGGCCGCCACCGGCGTCCAGCTGAAGGTCGTCGACGCCTCCGAGCGCTTCCTGAACGCGCTGAAGGGGGTCACCGACCCCGAGGAGAAGCGCAAGATCATCGGCCGTGAGTTCATCCGGGTCTTCGAGCAGGCCCAGGCCGAGATCGTCGCCGAGGCCGGCGCGCACGGCGAGTCGGTCGACTTCCTGGTGCAGGGCACCCTGTACCCGGACGTGGTGGAGTCCGGCGGCGGCACCGGCACCGCCAACATCAAGTCCCACCACAACGTCGGCGGCCTGCCCGAGGACCTGCAGTTCCAGCTGGTCGAGCCGCTGCGCAAGCTGTTCAAGGACGAGGTCCGGATGGTCGGCCAGGAGCTGGGCCTGCCGGAGGAGATCGTCCAGCGCCAGCCGTTCCCGGGCCCGGGCCTGGGCATCCGGATCGTCGGCGAGGTCACCAAGGAACGCCTGGACCTGCTCCGCGACGCCGACGCGATCGCCCGCGAGGAGCTGACCGCGGCCGGTCTGGACCGCGAGATCTGGCAGTGCCCGGTCGTGCTGCTCGCCGACGTGCGCAGCGTGGGCGTGCAGGGCGACGGCCGCACCTACGGTCACCCGATCGTGCTGCGTCCGGTCTCGTCCGAGGACGCCATGACCGCCGACTGGTCGCGCCTGCCGTACGACGTGCTGGCCCGGATCTCCACCCGGATCACCAACGAGGTCCGCGACGTGAACCGCGTCGTCGTCGACGTCACCAGCAAGCCGCCGGGCACCATCGAGTGGGAGTAG
- a CDS encoding QcrA and Rieske domain-containing protein: MPVGGSAQVKDPVTGDAVYIVQPKAGQYCAFSAVCTHSGCAVDAPKNGQLSCPCHGSRFDAATGAVVNGPAVKPLPRYGVSKDGDKLTLGPLQS; encoded by the coding sequence GTGCCGGTCGGCGGCTCGGCCCAGGTCAAGGACCCGGTCACCGGGGACGCCGTCTACATCGTGCAGCCCAAGGCCGGCCAGTACTGCGCCTTCTCCGCGGTGTGCACCCACTCCGGCTGCGCCGTGGACGCGCCGAAGAACGGCCAGCTGTCCTGCCCCTGCCACGGCTCCCGGTTCGACGCCGCGACCGGCGCGGTGGTCAACGGGCCGGCCGTCAAGCCGCTGCCCAGGTACGGCGTCAGCAAGGACGGCGACAAGCTGACCCTGGGCCCGCTGCAGAGCTGA
- a CDS encoding PspC domain-containing protein — MTEDHRIQEAGPAAPPAPERPPLTRTEHHRVVAGVCGGLGRHLDIDPVVFRVVTVVLCLSGGLGLFLYGLAWLIVPTEDGADGKGRGGRTELQRVLTGRVDGQSVGAVLLTVIGTGVFFSSMGDGDQLFPLLLLGGLVFLAVRYDPERRRGRGRGRRHGGPYDRHFPASEGHGWPQDEAARARHAADRAAGTVPADSPAPGPSGYLWDPRHPERNPYGAADPAGPTPAWGSPRPEAGGGTKVPPPGGPTQAWWQRTDLPEGDPLRKERPERRREPAAVRHPRERSPLGFFGFLLAIGAATAVWSASAGHTDVTKLSTVMLATGLLVIGLTLLLAAKFGKARKLAALGLLTTLALAFTGHAPHTVQDAVGDRSWTVGSAADLKDRYNLGAGDIRLDLSGLDPAGTTLSTKVDLGAGELVVTLPPDVTVNLVTRVGLGNVTVPGDRNDGTGRHVYQLNPVDGRPSKGTLDLQLGLGLGDIKVVQQ, encoded by the coding sequence ATGACCGAGGACCACCGCATCCAGGAGGCCGGGCCCGCCGCCCCGCCGGCACCGGAACGCCCGCCGCTGACCAGGACGGAGCACCACCGCGTGGTGGCCGGCGTCTGCGGCGGCCTCGGGCGGCACCTGGACATCGACCCGGTGGTGTTCCGGGTGGTCACCGTGGTGCTCTGCCTCTCCGGCGGCCTCGGGCTCTTCCTGTACGGCCTGGCCTGGCTGATCGTCCCGACCGAGGACGGCGCGGACGGCAAGGGCCGCGGCGGGCGCACCGAGCTCCAGCGGGTGCTGACCGGCCGGGTCGACGGCCAGTCGGTCGGCGCGGTGCTGCTGACCGTGATCGGCACCGGGGTGTTCTTCTCCTCGATGGGCGACGGCGACCAGCTGTTCCCGCTGCTGCTGCTCGGCGGCCTGGTCTTCCTGGCGGTGCGCTACGACCCGGAGCGCCGCCGCGGCCGGGGCCGCGGGCGCCGCCACGGCGGCCCGTACGACCGGCACTTCCCCGCGTCCGAGGGCCACGGCTGGCCGCAGGACGAGGCCGCCCGGGCCCGGCACGCCGCCGACCGCGCCGCCGGGACCGTCCCCGCCGACTCCCCCGCCCCCGGCCCGAGCGGCTACCTGTGGGACCCCCGCCACCCCGAGCGCAACCCGTACGGTGCCGCCGACCCGGCCGGCCCCACGCCCGCATGGGGGTCCCCCCGGCCGGAGGCTGGGGGAGGCACCAAGGTGCCGCCGCCCGGCGGCCCGACCCAGGCCTGGTGGCAGCGCACCGACCTGCCGGAGGGCGACCCGCTGCGCAAGGAGCGCCCGGAGCGCCGCCGGGAGCCGGCCGCCGTCCGGCACCCGAGGGAGCGCTCGCCGCTCGGCTTCTTCGGCTTCCTGCTGGCGATCGGCGCGGCCACCGCGGTCTGGTCCGCCTCGGCCGGCCACACCGACGTCACCAAGCTGAGCACCGTGATGCTGGCGACCGGGCTGCTGGTGATCGGGCTGACCCTGCTGCTGGCCGCGAAGTTCGGCAAGGCACGCAAGCTCGCGGCGCTGGGCCTGCTGACCACCCTGGCGCTGGCCTTCACCGGCCACGCGCCGCACACCGTGCAGGACGCCGTCGGCGACCGCTCCTGGACGGTCGGCTCGGCCGCCGACCTGAAGGACCGCTACAACCTCGGTGCCGGCGACATCCGGCTGGACCTGTCCGGGCTCGACCCCGCCGGGACCACCCTCAGCACCAAGGTCGACCTGGGCGCCGGCGAGCTGGTGGTCACCCTGCCGCCGGACGTCACGGTGAACCTGGTGACCCGGGTCGGCCTGGGCAACGTCACCGTCCCCGGCGACCGCAACGACGGCACCGGACGGCACGTCTACCAGCTCAACCCGGTGGACGGCCGGCCGTCCAAGGGCACGCTCGATCTCCAACTCGGCCTCGGCCTCGGCGACATCAAGGTGGTCCAGCAGTGA
- a CDS encoding ATP-binding protein: MLGGVAHGLAVHLGLPVRWVRLAFVLLFFAQGIGALLYAAFWFVVPIGIGEPSQRGGTHWVNVNGVYVPTSPWLRPGTPLTKPRGGWIGRLRVLLQHALQGEPVMAAPAVGDDAEAGKRPAAKTGQGGIGQLAALVMVVIGLIALLNVLGWQTAKPYTWPLLAIGVGVALVWRQADDSRWQRWFGIEEGERRRGAYTRVGAGVLLAVAGTIALLAMQGSGSTLGSVIEASIAVLAGVLVLLGPYGLRLWQDLGAERTARIRAQERAEIAAHIHDSVLHTLTLIQRRAEDPKEVLRLARSQERELRLWLYRPEAAAESAPDTMAETLRAAVAEVEDRHGVPVELVIVGDCPMDEGIAAQMQAAREATVNAAKYGGGGPVQVYAEVEGRTVSVFVRDHGPGFDPDTVPEDRMGVRESIIGRMKRHGGTARVRPAAGGGTEVELEMERTND, from the coding sequence ATGCTGGGCGGCGTGGCGCACGGCCTCGCGGTGCACCTCGGGCTGCCGGTCCGCTGGGTGCGGCTGGCCTTCGTGCTGCTGTTCTTCGCGCAGGGGATCGGCGCGCTGCTGTACGCGGCGTTCTGGTTCGTGGTGCCGATCGGCATCGGCGAACCCTCCCAGCGCGGCGGCACCCACTGGGTGAACGTCAACGGCGTCTACGTCCCGACCTCGCCCTGGCTGCGGCCGGGCACGCCGCTGACCAAGCCCCGCGGCGGCTGGATCGGCCGACTGCGCGTCCTGCTCCAGCACGCCCTCCAGGGCGAGCCGGTAATGGCGGCGCCCGCCGTCGGGGACGACGCCGAGGCCGGGAAACGGCCCGCCGCCAAGACCGGGCAGGGCGGCATCGGGCAGCTCGCCGCCCTGGTCATGGTCGTGATCGGCCTGATCGCCCTGCTGAACGTGCTCGGCTGGCAGACCGCCAAGCCGTACACCTGGCCGCTGCTCGCGATCGGCGTCGGCGTCGCGCTGGTCTGGCGGCAGGCCGACGACTCGCGCTGGCAGCGCTGGTTCGGCATCGAGGAGGGCGAGCGGCGGCGCGGCGCGTACACCCGGGTCGGCGCCGGCGTGCTGCTCGCGGTGGCCGGCACCATCGCGCTGCTCGCGATGCAGGGCAGCGGCTCCACCCTCGGCTCGGTGATCGAGGCCTCGATCGCGGTGCTGGCCGGCGTGCTGGTGCTGCTCGGCCCGTACGGCCTGCGGCTGTGGCAGGACCTCGGCGCCGAGCGCACCGCCCGCATCCGCGCCCAGGAGCGCGCCGAGATCGCCGCGCACATCCACGACTCGGTGCTGCACACCCTGACCCTGATCCAGCGTCGGGCCGAGGACCCCAAGGAGGTGCTGCGCCTCGCCCGCTCCCAGGAGCGCGAGCTGCGGCTGTGGCTGTACCGCCCGGAGGCCGCCGCCGAGTCCGCGCCGGACACCATGGCGGAGACCCTGCGGGCCGCCGTCGCCGAGGTCGAGGACCGGCACGGCGTCCCGGTCGAGCTGGTGATCGTCGGCGACTGCCCGATGGACGAGGGGATCGCGGCACAGATGCAGGCCGCGAGGGAGGCGACCGTCAACGCGGCCAAGTACGGTGGCGGGGGACCGGTCCAGGTCTACGCCGAGGTGGAGGGGAGGACGGTGTCGGTGTTCGTCCGCGACCACGGCCCCGGCTTCGACCCCGACACGGTGCCCGAGGACCGGATGGGCGTACGGGAGTCGATCATCGGCCGGATGAAGCGCCACGGCGGCACCGCTCGGGTGCGGCCGGCGGCGGGCGGCGGCACCGAGGTCGAGCTGGAGATGGAGAGAACGAATGACTGA
- a CDS encoding LuxR C-terminal-related transcriptional regulator, translating to MTEAAPERTARVVLVDDHRMFRTGVRAEIGRTEVTGIDVVGEADDVDSAVRVVAETRPDVVLLDVHLPGGGGVEVLRRSVGVMGEQGGVKFLALSVSDAAEDVIGVIRGGARGYVTKTITGTDLVDAIFRIADGDAVFSPRLAGFVLDAFAATDTPPVDEDLDRLTQREREVLRLIARGYAYKEIAKQLFISVKTVESHVSAVLRKLQLSNRHELTRWATARRLV from the coding sequence ATGACTGAGGCAGCGCCGGAGCGCACGGCCAGGGTCGTCCTGGTGGACGACCACCGGATGTTCCGGACGGGGGTCCGGGCCGAGATCGGCCGCACCGAGGTGACCGGCATCGACGTGGTGGGCGAGGCCGACGACGTGGACTCGGCGGTCCGCGTGGTCGCCGAGACCAGGCCGGACGTGGTGCTGCTCGACGTCCACCTGCCCGGGGGCGGCGGCGTCGAGGTGCTGCGCCGCTCGGTCGGCGTGATGGGCGAGCAGGGAGGGGTGAAGTTCCTGGCGCTGTCCGTCTCGGACGCCGCCGAGGACGTGATCGGCGTCATCCGCGGCGGCGCCCGCGGCTACGTCACCAAGACCATCACCGGCACCGACCTGGTCGACGCGATCTTCCGGATCGCCGACGGCGACGCCGTCTTCTCGCCCCGGCTGGCCGGCTTCGTGCTGGACGCCTTCGCCGCCACCGACACCCCGCCGGTGGACGAGGACCTGGACCGCCTCACCCAGCGCGAGCGCGAGGTGCTGCGGCTGATCGCCCGCGGCTACGCCTACAAGGAGATCGCCAAACAGCTCTTCATCTCGGTGAAGACCGTCGAGAGCCACGTCTCCGCCGTCCTGCGCAAGCTCCAGCTCAGCAACCGCCACGAACTCACCCGCTGGGCCACCGCCCGCCGCCTGGTCTGA
- the pcrA gene encoding DNA helicase PcrA: MSSLFDDLPLPGFEAPAAGSKQPAAPADAIDEEPPPYEDEVPYDAYEEAIPEGLFHTDHAAEAERDAWYRNGAARTVVDPAQLLEGMNDPQREAVLHAGSPLLIVAGAGSGKTRVLTHRIAHLLGARGVQPGEILAITFTNKAAGEMRERVEALVGPRARAMWVSTFHSACVRILRRESKVLGFTSSFSIYDSADSQRLMSLVCRDLDLDPKQFPPKSFTAKISNLKNELIDEETFADQAANPMEKKLAEAYALYQRRLREANALDFDDIIMTTVNLLQAFPDVAEHYRRRFRHILVDEYQDTNHAQYTLVRELTGGSVADAPRRTVDGEPVNPAAGRLAEVPPAELCVVGDADQSIYAFRGATIRNILQFEEDYPNATTILLEQNYRSTQTILSAANAVIERNANRREKKLWTAGEHGEKVIGYVADDEHGEAQFIADEIDRLTDKGEARPGDVAIFYRTNAQSRVFEEVFIRVGLPYKVVGGVRFYERKEVRDVLAYLRVLSNPEDTVPLRRILNVPKRGIGERAEAMIDALAARERISFAQALVRVDEAYGMAARSANAVKKFNTLMAGLRQVVESGAGPAAVLEAVLEETGYLAELQASTDPQDETRVENLQELASVALEYEQDPGERPDAGEDGAPPVGSLADFLERVALVADSDQLPDAKQYGTEGGSPDEDEDGQGVITMMTLHTAKGLEFPVVFLTGMEDGIFPHMRALNQVKELEEERRLAYVGLTRARERLYLTRSVLRSAWGQPAYNPASRFLEEIPETLVEWKRTGAAQAPVQRGFSSGSSWGKSSSGGGSSRSAGSSAASAAMPKAGWGQSARRTGRMVDREVAALAVGDRVTHDTFGLGTVVGVTGVGDNAQAEVDFGSGGRKRLVLRYAPVEKL, from the coding sequence ATGAGTAGCCTCTTTGACGACCTCCCGCTCCCCGGTTTCGAGGCACCCGCCGCCGGGTCGAAGCAGCCCGCCGCGCCCGCCGACGCGATCGACGAGGAGCCCCCGCCGTACGAGGACGAGGTTCCGTACGACGCGTACGAGGAGGCGATCCCGGAGGGGCTGTTCCACACCGACCATGCCGCCGAGGCCGAGCGGGACGCCTGGTACCGCAACGGCGCCGCCCGGACGGTGGTGGACCCGGCGCAGCTGCTGGAGGGGATGAACGACCCGCAGCGCGAGGCCGTGCTGCACGCCGGCTCGCCACTGCTGATCGTGGCCGGCGCCGGCTCCGGCAAGACCCGGGTGCTGACCCACCGGATCGCCCACCTGCTGGGCGCCCGCGGGGTGCAGCCGGGCGAGATCCTGGCGATCACCTTCACCAACAAGGCGGCCGGCGAGATGCGCGAGCGCGTCGAGGCGCTGGTCGGCCCGCGCGCCCGGGCGATGTGGGTGTCCACCTTCCACAGCGCCTGCGTGCGGATCCTGCGCCGCGAGTCCAAGGTGCTGGGCTTCACCTCCAGCTTCTCGATCTACGACTCGGCCGACTCGCAGCGGCTGATGTCGCTGGTCTGCCGCGACCTCGACCTGGACCCGAAGCAGTTCCCGCCGAAGTCCTTCACGGCGAAGATCAGCAACCTGAAGAACGAGCTGATCGACGAGGAGACCTTCGCCGACCAGGCCGCCAACCCGATGGAGAAGAAGCTCGCCGAGGCGTACGCGCTCTACCAGCGGCGGCTGCGCGAGGCCAACGCGCTCGACTTCGACGACATCATCATGACGACGGTGAACCTGCTGCAGGCCTTCCCGGACGTCGCCGAGCACTACCGCCGCCGGTTCCGGCACATCCTGGTCGACGAGTACCAGGACACCAACCACGCCCAGTACACCCTGGTGCGCGAGCTGACCGGCGGCTCGGTGGCCGACGCCCCCAGGCGCACCGTCGACGGCGAGCCGGTGAACCCGGCCGCCGGGCGGCTGGCCGAGGTGCCGCCGGCCGAACTGTGCGTGGTCGGTGACGCGGACCAGTCGATCTACGCCTTCCGCGGCGCGACCATCCGCAACATCCTCCAGTTCGAGGAGGACTACCCGAACGCGACCACGATCCTGCTGGAGCAGAACTACCGCTCCACCCAGACCATCCTGAGCGCCGCCAACGCCGTCATCGAGCGCAACGCCAACCGCCGCGAGAAGAAGCTCTGGACGGCCGGCGAGCACGGCGAGAAGGTCATCGGCTACGTCGCGGACGACGAGCACGGCGAGGCCCAGTTCATCGCCGACGAGATCGACCGGCTCACCGACAAGGGCGAGGCCAGGCCCGGCGACGTCGCGATCTTCTACCGCACCAACGCCCAGTCCCGCGTGTTCGAGGAGGTGTTCATCCGGGTCGGCCTGCCGTACAAGGTGGTCGGCGGGGTGCGCTTCTACGAGCGCAAGGAGGTCCGGGACGTCCTGGCGTACCTGCGGGTGCTGTCCAACCCGGAGGACACCGTGCCGCTGCGCCGGATCCTCAACGTGCCCAAGCGCGGCATCGGCGAGCGGGCCGAGGCGATGATCGACGCGCTGGCCGCGCGGGAGCGGATCTCCTTCGCCCAGGCGCTGGTGCGGGTGGACGAGGCGTACGGGATGGCCGCGCGCTCGGCCAACGCCGTCAAGAAGTTCAACACCCTGATGGCCGGGCTGCGCCAGGTCGTCGAGTCGGGCGCGGGCCCGGCGGCGGTGCTGGAGGCCGTCCTGGAGGAGACCGGCTACCTGGCCGAACTCCAGGCCTCCACCGACCCGCAGGACGAGACCCGGGTGGAGAACCTGCAGGAGCTCGCCTCGGTGGCGCTGGAGTACGAGCAGGACCCGGGCGAGCGGCCGGACGCCGGGGAGGACGGCGCACCGCCGGTCGGCTCGCTGGCCGACTTCCTGGAGCGGGTCGCGCTGGTCGCCGACTCCGATCAGCTCCCGGATGCGAAGCAGTACGGGACAGAAGGAGGAAGTCCCGATGAGGACGAGGACGGGCAGGGCGTCATCACGATGATGACCCTGCACACCGCCAAGGGCCTGGAGTTCCCGGTGGTCTTCCTGACCGGCATGGAGGACGGGATCTTCCCGCACATGCGGGCGCTCAACCAGGTCAAGGAGCTGGAGGAGGAGCGCCGGCTCGCCTACGTGGGGCTCACCCGGGCCCGCGAGCGGCTCTACCTGACCCGCTCGGTACTGCGCAGCGCCTGGGGGCAGCCGGCCTACAACCCGGCCTCGCGCTTCCTGGAGGAGATCCCGGAGACGCTGGTCGAGTGGAAGCGGACGGGGGCGGCGCAGGCGCCGGTCCAGCGCGGCTTCTCCTCGGGCTCGTCCTGGGGCAAGTCCTCGTCCGGGGGCGGGAGTTCACGCTCCGCTGGGTCCTCGGCGGCGTCGGCGGCAATGCCGAAGGCGGGCTGGGGTCAGTCGGCCCGGCGCACCGGCAGGATGGTGGATCGCGAGGTCGCCGCGCTCGCGGTCGGCGACCGGGTCACCCACGACACCTTCGGGCTGGGCACGGTGGTGGGCGTGACGGGCGTCGGCGACAACGCGCAGGCCGAGGTGGACTTCGGCTCCGGCGGCCGCAAGCGGCTGGTCCTGCGCTACGCGCCGGTCGAGAAGCTCTGA
- a CDS encoding M23 family metallopeptidase — MAPEAAARPTRAELRLAAREQSRAQRRGAARVARAATRAALFRVAVPSVAALGVAGAAGITVVQEQAHQVPPQASAADAPDRTAARQAAQQAADADQAAQASRGDARQPLSAAQPTATPTAQPTAEPAKPKVVMPVAQHGLGELFGAAGTHWMNRHTGIDFPVDGGSEVYAVTDGTIRTQWNPFYGYMSILKMPDGTEAWMCHLRAYKVRKGPVKQGDVIAFVGSSGNSTGPHLHFEIRPPGSGPVDPLPWFLSNGLDPR; from the coding sequence ATGGCTCCCGAAGCAGCCGCCCGTCCGACCCGTGCGGAGCTGCGCCTCGCCGCCCGCGAGCAGTCCCGCGCCCAGCGCCGCGGTGCCGCCAGGGTCGCCAGGGCCGCCACCCGAGCCGCGCTGTTCCGGGTCGCCGTCCCGTCGGTGGCCGCGCTCGGGGTCGCCGGGGCGGCGGGGATCACGGTGGTCCAGGAGCAGGCCCACCAGGTGCCGCCACAGGCGTCGGCGGCCGACGCCCCCGACCGCACGGCCGCCCGGCAGGCCGCCCAGCAGGCCGCCGACGCCGACCAGGCCGCCCAGGCCTCGCGCGGCGACGCCCGTCAGCCGTTGTCCGCCGCCCAGCCCACCGCCACCCCGACCGCGCAGCCGACCGCCGAACCGGCCAAACCCAAGGTGGTCATGCCGGTGGCCCAGCACGGCCTCGGCGAGCTGTTCGGCGCGGCCGGCACCCACTGGATGAACCGGCACACCGGCATCGACTTCCCGGTGGACGGCGGGTCCGAGGTGTACGCCGTCACCGACGGCACGATCCGGACGCAGTGGAACCCGTTCTACGGCTACATGTCGATACTCAAGATGCCGGACGGCACCGAGGCCTGGATGTGCCACCTGCGGGCGTACAAGGTCCGCAAGGGGCCGGTGAAGCAGGGCGACGTGATCGCGTTCGTCGGCAGCAGCGGCAACAGCACCGGGCCGCACCTGCACTTCGAGATCCGACCGCCGGGCAGCGGGCCGGTCGACCCGCTGCCCTGGTTCCTCTCGAACGGGCTGGACCCGCGCTGA